A part of Uloborus diversus isolate 005 chromosome 6, Udiv.v.3.1, whole genome shotgun sequence genomic DNA contains:
- the LOC129224245 gene encoding uncharacterized protein LOC129224245 has protein sequence MSRQRFAFTLPQQCEPPFPQDLEELNDHSNVYAIQDSLWPEFLAPEPEPLIPLWLYQYPLYPASSEIFQNVPTFFPPTVSIENYESFLEDVPRDPLGLLNDNGDDDNEYGDSYLLSDVPLDENRNVYENLQAFPEDMPYSYPMITNYGAVTILLRHLVRVDISAEQAVYVSNPPGNSVAAISGTGDRSCIIHPNGRILQHGSDIHMATLSRKAKMCKRGIVFTSVDHCLSYLVDASGTKTTSEKFQDLHNDISIAVFYSDSLHDNYLEECCKMVTKSVHKTFRNGDKVWTVGAFRIKQDHFGDVKVTHTFERRVVRASPTNGQMSVKSSDVEMSVGRYPNNYFDVRKGRQHVKASLRGFRVQNGTQKAGFNSSGRVVLY, from the coding sequence ATGAGCAGGCAGAGGTTTGCATTTACTCTGCCTCAGCAATGTGAACCTCCATTTCCACAAGACTTGGAAGAGCTTAATGATCATTCAAACGTGTACGCAATTCAAGACTCCTTGTGGCCAGAGTTTTTGGCACCCGAACCCGAGCCTTTAATCCCACTGTGGCTTTATCAATATCCTCTATATCCAGCATCTTCTGAGATCTTCCAAAATGTTCCAACCTTCTTTCCACCAACAGTTTCTATCGAAAATTACGAAAGTTTTCTCGAGGACGTTCCGAGAGATCCATTGGGGCTTCTCAACGATAATGGCGACGATGACAATGAATATGGTGACAGCTATCTTCTTAGTGATGTCCCACTCGATGAGAATCGAAATGTATACGAAAATTTACAAGCCTTTCCAGAAGATATGCCATATTCTTATCCGATGATCACTAACTATGGGGCTGTTACAATTCTTCTGAGGCATCTTGTCAGAGTGGACATATCTGCGGAGCAGGCTGTTTACGTGAGTAATCCCCCTGGCAACTCTGTTGCTGCCATTAGTGGAACAGGCGATAGAAGCTGCATCATACATCCTAACGGGAGGATTCTTCAGCATGGATCAGATATCCACATGGCAACACTCAGCCGCAAGGCCAAGATGTGCAAGCGTGGTATAGTGTTCACTTCGGTCGACCACTGCCTTTCCTATCTGGTTGATGCTTCTGGAACGAAGACGACATCTGAGAAATTCCAAGATTTGCACAACGACATCAGCATTGCCGTGTTTTACAGTGACAGCCTGCACGATAATTACCTTGAGGAATGCTGCAAGATGGTGACCAAATCAGTGCATAAGACTTTCAGAAACGGTGACAAGGTGTGGACCGTTGGTGCCTTCCGCATCAAGCAAGATCATTTTGGTGACGTCAAAGTGACTCATACCTTCGAAAGGCGGGTCGTACGAGCTTCGCCAACAAACGGTCAGATGTCAGTCAAGAGTTCTGACGTTGAAATGAGTGTTGGACGCTATCCTAATAACTACTTTGATGTGAGAAAAGGTCGTCAGCACGTCAAAGCTAGCCTTAGAGGTTTTCGCGTGCAAAATGGTACGCAGAAGGCAGGTTTTAATAGCTCTGGAAGAGTTGTACTCTACTAA